A genomic stretch from Leptotrichia sp. HSP-536 includes:
- the rpsC gene encoding 30S ribosomal protein S3, translating to MGQKVDPRGIRLGITRTWDSKWFAEGKEYVNNFHEDLKIKEYIKKNYYHAGISSIQIERTSPTEVAVIIETGKAGILIGRKGQEIEALKVKLEKLTGKRVQIKVQEIKNPNKDAQLVAESIATAIEKRVAYKRAVQQAIQRAEKAGIKGIKVMVSGRLNGAEIARSEWTLSGRVPLHTLRADVDYATATAHTTYGALGLKVWIFNGEVLSTTKEGENE from the coding sequence GTGGGACAAAAAGTAGATCCTAGGGGGATAAGATTAGGAATCACAAGAACTTGGGATTCAAAATGGTTCGCTGAGGGGAAAGAGTACGTAAACAACTTTCACGAAGATTTAAAAATAAAAGAATATATTAAGAAAAACTATTACCACGCAGGGATTTCTTCTATTCAAATAGAAAGAACATCACCTACAGAAGTAGCAGTTATTATAGAAACTGGAAAAGCTGGAATTTTAATTGGTAGAAAAGGTCAAGAAATTGAAGCTTTAAAAGTAAAATTGGAAAAATTAACTGGTAAAAGAGTACAAATTAAAGTACAGGAAATCAAAAATCCTAATAAAGACGCTCAATTAGTAGCAGAAAGCATTGCAACAGCAATTGAAAAAAGGGTTGCTTATAAAAGAGCAGTTCAACAAGCTATTCAAAGAGCAGAAAAAGCTGGGATTAAAGGAATTAAAGTTATGGTATCGGGAAGATTGAATGGTGCCGAAATTGCAAGAAGTGAATGGACACTTTCAGGAAGAGTACCACTACATACTTTAAGAGCAGATGTTGATTATGCAACAGCTACTGCACACACTACATACGGTGCTTTAGGATTAAAAGTATGGATATTTAATGGTGAAGTTCTTTCTACTACAAAGGAAGGAGAAAACGAATAA
- the rplP gene encoding 50S ribosomal protein L16 gives MLIPKRTKYRKQFRGKMGGVATKGNKVDFGEFGLAAKEFGWITSRQIEACRVTINRTFKREGKIWIRIFPDKPYTKRPEGTRMGKGKGNAEGWVAVVKKNKIMFEVGGVSEEKAKEALRKAGHKLPIKVKFVRKEEVGGDK, from the coding sequence ATGTTAATACCTAAAAGAACGAAATATAGAAAACAGTTCAGAGGAAAAATGGGTGGCGTAGCAACTAAAGGAAACAAAGTTGATTTTGGTGAATTTGGACTTGCCGCTAAAGAATTTGGTTGGATTACTTCAAGACAAATTGAGGCTTGCAGGGTAACAATCAATAGAACGTTTAAAAGAGAAGGTAAAATTTGGATTAGAATATTCCCTGATAAACCTTATACTAAAAGACCTGAAGGAACAAGAATGGGTAAAGGTAAAGGTAATGCAGAAGGTTGGGTAGCAGTAGTTAAAAAGAATAAAATAATGTTTGAAGTTGGTGGAGTATCAGAAGAGAAAGCCAAAGAAGCATTAAGAAAAGCTGGACATAAACTACCTATAAAAGTTAAATTTGTTAGAAAAGAAGAAGTAGGTGGTGATAAGTAA
- the rpmC gene encoding 50S ribosomal protein L29, which translates to MTINEIRELSLEELEVKVNELKQELFNLKFQKTLGQLQNTAKIRDVKRTIARLKTVVTEKTGK; encoded by the coding sequence ATGACAATTAACGAAATTAGAGAATTATCATTGGAAGAATTGGAAGTTAAAGTAAATGAATTGAAACAAGAATTGTTTAATTTAAAATTTCAAAAAACTCTTGGACAATTACAAAACACTGCTAAAATACGAGATGTTAAAAGAACAATAGCAAGACTAAAAACTGTTGTAACTGAAAAAACTGGTAAATAG
- the rpsQ gene encoding 30S ribosomal protein S17 has protein sequence MENKRNERKVREGIVVSNKMDKTVVVIEETMKLHKLYKKRVKTSKKYKAHDENNDCGIGDKVQIMETRPLSKDKRWRVVTILERAK, from the coding sequence GTGGAAAATAAAAGAAACGAAAGAAAAGTAAGAGAAGGAATTGTTGTTTCTAATAAAATGGATAAAACTGTAGTTGTTATTGAAGAAACAATGAAATTACACAAACTTTATAAAAAGAGAGTAAAAACTTCTAAAAAATATAAAGCACACGATGAAAACAATGACTGTGGAATCGGAGATAAAGTGCAAATTATGGAAACTAGACCATTAAGTAAAGATAAAAGATGGAGAGTTGTTACTATCTTAGAAAGAGCTAAATAG
- the rplN gene encoding 50S ribosomal protein L14, whose amino-acid sequence MVQQQSMLNVADNTGAKKIMVIRVLGGSRRRFGKIGDIVVATVKEAIPNGNVKKGDVVKAVIVRTRKELKRADGSYIKFDDNAAVILNTALEVRGTRIFGPVARELRAKNFMKIVSLAPEVL is encoded by the coding sequence ATGGTTCAACAACAATCGATGCTTAATGTTGCTGATAACACTGGAGCTAAAAAAATCATGGTTATTAGAGTATTAGGTGGATCAAGAAGAAGATTCGGTAAAATTGGAGACATCGTAGTAGCAACTGTAAAAGAAGCTATACCAAACGGAAACGTTAAAAAAGGTGATGTAGTTAAAGCCGTAATCGTTAGAACAAGAAAAGAATTAAAAAGAGCAGACGGTTCATATATAAAATTTGATGACAATGCGGCAGTTATTTTGAATACGGCATTAGAAGTAAGAGGGACAAGAATCTTTGGACCTGTAGCAAGAGAATTAAGAGCGAAAAACTTTATGAAAATAGTTTCTCTAGCACCAGAAGTATTATAG
- the rplX gene encoding 50S ribosomal protein L24, translating to MAKPNLKSVPKKLHVKTGDTVIVISGRSKDLLRNEKSTQTGDKGKIGKVLKVFPKTGRIIVEGVNIKKRHIKPNAMNPQGEVVEREMPIFSSKVMLWDEGAGKPTRVRKEIRDGKKVRISVVSGNEI from the coding sequence GTGGCTAAACCAAACTTAAAATCAGTACCTAAAAAATTACATGTTAAAACTGGAGATACAGTTATTGTAATTAGCGGTAGATCAAAAGATTTGTTACGTAATGAAAAGAGTACACAAACTGGAGATAAAGGAAAAATTGGAAAAGTATTAAAAGTATTCCCTAAAACTGGAAGAATAATTGTTGAAGGTGTAAATATTAAGAAAAGACATATTAAACCTAATGCAATGAACCCACAAGGCGAAGTTGTAGAAAGAGAAATGCCAATCTTCTCATCTAAAGTAATGCTTTGGGATGAAGGAGCAGGGAAACCTACAAGAGTAAGAAAAGAAATTAGAGACGGAAAAAAAGTAAGAATATCAGTTGTATCTGGTAACGAAATATAA
- the rplE gene encoding 50S ribosomal protein L5, whose product MAEKYIPRLQKLYKDEIVSSLLKELNLSNVMQVPKLDKIVVNMGIGEAVSNPKLIDTAIAELAQITGQQPIARAARKSEAGFKLREGQKIGAKVTLRKEKMYEFLDRLISITLPRVRDFEGVSPKGFDGRGNYTLGLREQIVFPEIEIDKVDKIFGLGITIVSTAQNDEQGRALLKAFGMPFAK is encoded by the coding sequence ATGGCTGAAAAATATATTCCAAGATTACAGAAATTATACAAAGATGAAATAGTTTCATCATTATTGAAAGAATTAAATTTATCTAATGTTATGCAAGTGCCAAAACTTGATAAAATAGTAGTGAATATGGGGATTGGAGAAGCAGTAAGCAATCCTAAGTTAATAGATACAGCTATCGCTGAATTAGCACAAATTACAGGACAACAGCCTATAGCAAGAGCTGCTAGAAAATCAGAAGCTGGATTTAAATTAAGAGAAGGACAAAAAATTGGAGCAAAAGTTACATTAAGAAAAGAAAAAATGTATGAATTCCTAGACAGATTAATTAGTATTACATTACCAAGGGTAAGAGATTTTGAAGGTGTTTCACCTAAAGGATTTGATGGAAGAGGAAACTATACATTAGGATTAAGAGAACAAATCGTATTCCCTGAAATTGAAATTGATAAAGTAGATAAAATCTTCGGATTAGGAATCACAATTGTATCTACAGCACAAAATGATGAGCAAGGAAGAGCTTTATTAAAAGCATTCGGAATGCCGTTTGCAAAATAG
- the rpsN gene encoding 30S ribosomal protein S14, with product MAKKAMVERNLKRQKTVDKYAAKRAELKERAKKGDREAVLELSKLPRNASPTRVRNRCQINGRPRGYMREFGISRVMFRQLAGEGVIPGVKKSSW from the coding sequence ATGGCTAAAAAAGCGATGGTTGAAAGAAACTTAAAAAGACAAAAAACAGTTGATAAATATGCAGCTAAAAGAGCTGAATTAAAAGAAAGAGCTAAAAAAGGTGATAGAGAAGCAGTTTTAGAATTATCTAAATTACCAAGAAATGCTTCACCTACAAGAGTTAGAAATAGATGTCAAATTAACGGAAGACCAAGAGGATATATGAGAGAATTTGGTATTTCAAGAGTTATGTTCAGACAATTAGCAGGAGAGGGAGTTATCCCTGGAGTAAAAAAATCAAGTTGGTAA
- the rpsH gene encoding 30S ribosomal protein S8, translating to MYLTDPIADMLTRIRNGNMAKHAQVAIPFSKIKESIANILKNEGYINGYEIKEEGAIKDIVVSLKTVDGEAVIKGLKRISKPGRRVYTSVESLPKVLGGLGIAIVSTPQGVITDKECRKHNVGGEVLCYVW from the coding sequence ATGTATTTAACAGATCCTATTGCTGATATGCTTACTAGAATCAGAAACGGAAACATGGCTAAACATGCACAAGTTGCAATACCATTTTCAAAAATTAAAGAAAGTATAGCAAATATATTAAAAAATGAAGGATATATAAACGGTTACGAAATCAAAGAAGAAGGAGCTATAAAAGATATAGTTGTTTCTTTAAAAACTGTAGATGGAGAAGCTGTAATTAAAGGGTTAAAGAGAATATCAAAACCTGGAAGAAGAGTTTACACATCTGTAGAAAGTTTACCTAAAGTATTAGGTGGATTAGGAATTGCCATTGTCTCAACACCACAAGGTGTTATTACAGACAAGGAATGCAGAAAGCATAACGTTGGCGGAGAAGTTCTTTGCTACGTGTGGTAA
- the rplF gene encoding 50S ribosomal protein L6, whose protein sequence is MSRIGKKPITIPAGVEIKQEGNTFTVKGPKGQLVRELSSEIKVNIDGNEITIERPNDLPNIRALHGTTRANLNNMIIGVSEGFTRGLELVGVGYRVQASGKGLTLSLGYSHPVEVKAVEGITFKVEGNTKISVEGIDKQLVGQVAANIRAKRPPEPYKGKGVKYADEVIRRKEGKKG, encoded by the coding sequence ATGTCAAGAATAGGTAAAAAACCTATAACTATACCTGCTGGCGTTGAAATCAAGCAGGAAGGAAATACTTTTACTGTAAAAGGGCCAAAAGGGCAATTAGTAAGAGAATTAAGCAGTGAAATTAAAGTAAATATTGATGGTAATGAAATTACAATTGAAAGACCAAATGATTTACCAAATATAAGAGCTCTCCATGGAACTACAAGAGCAAACTTAAATAATATGATTATTGGAGTAAGTGAAGGATTTACTAGAGGATTGGAACTAGTCGGAGTAGGATACAGAGTACAAGCTAGCGGAAAAGGATTAACATTATCTTTAGGATATTCACATCCAGTTGAAGTCAAAGCAGTAGAAGGAATTACTTTTAAAGTTGAAGGAAATACTAAAATTTCTGTTGAAGGAATTGATAAACAATTAGTTGGACAAGTTGCTGCAAACATCAGAGCTAAACGTCCACCTGAACCATATAAAGGAAAAGGTGTTAAATACGCTGATGAAGTAATTAGAAGAAAAGAAGGTAAGAAAGGATAG
- the rplR gene encoding 50S ribosomal protein L18, whose amino-acid sequence MVKKLDRNKLRQKKHRSIRKKIVGTAERPRLAVYRSLQNIFVQVIDDTTGNTLVSASTIEKGAKIENGSNIEAAKQIGERIAKKALDKGITTVVFDRGGYVYTGRVKAVADAAREAGLKF is encoded by the coding sequence ATGGTAAAAAAACTTGATAGAAATAAATTAAGACAAAAAAAACATAGAAGTATTAGAAAAAAAATCGTTGGAACTGCTGAAAGACCTAGACTTGCTGTGTATAGAAGTTTACAAAATATCTTCGTTCAAGTAATTGATGATACAACAGGAAATACTTTAGTTTCTGCATCAACTATTGAAAAAGGTGCAAAAATTGAAAATGGTTCAAATATCGAAGCAGCTAAACAAATAGGAGAAAGAATTGCTAAAAAAGCATTAGATAAAGGCATTACTACTGTTGTATTCGACAGAGGAGGATACGTGTACACAGGAAGAGTTAAAGCTGTGGCAGATGCTGCGAGAGAAGCAGGATTAAAATTCTAA
- the rpsE gene encoding 30S ribosomal protein S5 — translation MARDRDNRERESEYKERLLRISRVSKTVKGGRRISFSVLAAVGDEKGKVGIGLGKANGVPDAIRKAIANAKKNLVNVSLKGGTLPHEQIGKYNATSVLLKPASKGTGVIAGSATRELLELAGVTDVLTKIRGSKTKDNVARATLEGLKQLRSIEDVARLRGKSVEEILG, via the coding sequence TTGGCTAGAGATAGAGATAACAGAGAAAGAGAAAGTGAATATAAAGAAAGACTTTTAAGAATAAGCAGAGTTTCTAAAACTGTTAAAGGAGGAAGAAGAATTTCGTTCTCAGTATTAGCAGCTGTTGGAGATGAAAAAGGAAAAGTAGGTATCGGTTTAGGAAAAGCTAACGGTGTACCTGATGCAATCAGAAAAGCCATCGCAAATGCTAAGAAAAACTTAGTAAATGTTTCATTAAAAGGTGGAACATTACCGCATGAGCAAATTGGTAAATATAATGCAACATCTGTATTATTAAAACCAGCTTCAAAAGGGACAGGAGTTATCGCTGGTTCAGCAACTAGGGAATTACTTGAGCTAGCAGGTGTAACAGATGTACTTACAAAAATTAGAGGTTCAAAAACTAAAGATAACGTTGCAAGAGCAACTTTAGAAGGTCTTAAACAATTACGTTCTATAGAAGACGTTGCAAGACTTAGAGGAAAATCAGTTGAAGAAATTTTAGGATAA
- the rpmD gene encoding 50S ribosomal protein L30 has translation MSKVKVTLVKGINGRKPNHVATVKSLGLRKISQSAVHNKTADIEGKIKLVSYLLKVEEV, from the coding sequence ATGTCTAAAGTAAAAGTAACGCTTGTAAAAGGAATTAATGGAAGAAAACCTAATCATGTTGCGACTGTAAAATCACTTGGATTAAGAAAAATCAGTCAAAGTGCAGTTCATAACAAAACTGCTGATATTGAAGGAAAAATTAAATTAGTTTCTTATTTACTTAAAGTAGAGGAGGTTTAG
- the rplO gene encoding 50S ribosomal protein L15, with protein sequence MNLNELRPAAGSKRERRRVGRGHGTGWGKTAGKGHNGQKQRSGSYVSPIFEGGQMPIIRRIPKRGFSNAPFKKDTIVITLADIVERFNDGDVVSLQTLVENGIVKNPKFITKYSDEALRNTKGRRAVKEYLNANVEAYVKEKDFTSLLKIIGNTEVNKKLTVKTHKISKTAKELIEKAGGNVELLEVRSYSAKAGNNKKEDENK encoded by the coding sequence ATGAATCTTAATGAATTAAGACCTGCTGCTGGATCGAAAAGAGAAAGAAGAAGAGTAGGAAGAGGACATGGAACTGGTTGGGGAAAAACTGCCGGTAAAGGTCATAATGGACAAAAACAAAGATCAGGTTCATATGTATCACCTATATTTGAAGGTGGACAAATGCCTATTATTAGAAGAATTCCTAAAAGAGGATTTTCTAATGCACCATTTAAAAAAGATACAATAGTAATTACATTGGCTGATATTGTTGAAAGATTTAACGATGGAGATGTAGTTAGTTTACAAACATTAGTTGAAAATGGAATAGTTAAAAACCCTAAATTTATAACAAAATATTCTGATGAAGCTTTAAGAAATACTAAAGGTAGAAGAGCTGTAAAAGAATATTTAAATGCAAATGTTGAAGCATATGTAAAAGAAAAAGATTTTACAAGTCTATTAAAAATTATAGGGAATACAGAAGTTAATAAAAAATTAACTGTAAAAACACATAAAATTTCTAAAACAGCTAAAGAATTAATTGAAAAAGCTGGAGGAAATGTAGAATTATTAGAAGTAAGATCATATTCAGCTAAAGCAGGAAATAATAAAAAAGAAGATGAGAATAAGTAA
- the secY gene encoding preprotein translocase subunit SecY — MTLAEAVTSRVKAIFNIPELEKRVTFTLLMIMVARVGIHIAVPGINTEAFKNFQQGNAIAQFLNLFSGGAVERASIFALGIVPYINASIVFQLLGVIFPKIDEMQKEGGKERDKITQWSRYVTIVLAIIQSFGIAVLMQNQGLVLEPGPKFLLSTVVLITGGTSFLMWISERISIRGIGNGTSMLIFLNIVAGLPTVINAMYTGLPSGMGKVLLGLSIVAFVVFIALMVIVQLAERRIPIQYAGKGSLGFGGGQSTVGKRTYLPLKINMSGVMPIIFASVLMAAPPFLVSMLKAGTLKNFLAAQFEPKGAFYLLLFAILITVFSFFYTLTIAFDPDKVSDDLKQSGGTIPTVRAGKETADYLEKVATRVTFGSAIFLSLLGIMPNIWFGYVLKLPVMLGGTSLLILVGTAVELLLQIDSYLAVKQMKSFVNRRNR; from the coding sequence TTGACTCTAGCTGAAGCGGTAACAAGTAGGGTAAAAGCTATTTTTAATATACCTGAACTAGAAAAAAGAGTAACATTTACATTACTTATGATAATGGTTGCAAGAGTTGGAATTCATATAGCAGTTCCGGGAATTAATACAGAGGCTTTTAAAAATTTCCAGCAGGGAAATGCAATTGCTCAATTTTTAAATTTATTTTCGGGTGGAGCTGTTGAAAGAGCTTCAATTTTTGCGTTGGGAATCGTCCCATACATTAATGCTTCCATTGTATTTCAATTATTAGGAGTAATTTTCCCTAAAATAGATGAAATGCAAAAGGAAGGTGGAAAAGAACGAGATAAAATAACTCAATGGTCAAGATACGTAACAATTGTATTGGCAATAATTCAGTCATTTGGAATTGCAGTATTAATGCAGAATCAAGGATTAGTATTAGAACCAGGACCAAAGTTTTTATTAAGTACAGTAGTCCTAATTACAGGTGGAACTTCATTCTTAATGTGGATTTCTGAAAGAATTTCAATAAGAGGTATCGGAAATGGTACATCAATGTTAATTTTCCTAAATATTGTTGCAGGATTGCCAACGGTTATTAATGCTATGTATACTGGATTGCCTAGTGGAATGGGGAAAGTTCTGTTAGGATTGTCAATTGTAGCATTTGTTGTATTTATTGCCTTAATGGTAATTGTACAGTTAGCTGAAAGAAGAATTCCTATCCAGTATGCAGGAAAAGGAAGCCTTGGATTCGGTGGAGGACAAAGTACAGTTGGAAAAAGAACATATTTACCACTAAAAATAAATATGTCTGGAGTAATGCCAATAATCTTTGCATCAGTATTAATGGCAGCACCGCCATTTCTGGTTTCAATGCTAAAAGCTGGAACTTTAAAAAACTTCTTGGCAGCTCAGTTTGAACCAAAAGGTGCTTTTTATCTATTATTGTTTGCAATATTAATTACAGTATTTTCATTTTTCTATACACTTACAATCGCTTTTGATCCAGATAAAGTATCTGATGACTTGAAGCAAAGCGGAGGAACAATTCCTACAGTAAGAGCGGGGAAAGAAACTGCTGATTATTTGGAAAAAGTTGCAACAAGAGTAACATTTGGAAGTGCGATTTTCTTATCGTTATTGGGTATTATGCCAAATATCTGGTTCGGATATGTCTTAAAACTTCCAGTAATGCTTGGAGGAACAAGTTTACTAATCTTAGTTGGAACTGCAGTAGAATTACTGTTACAAATAGATTCTTACTTAGCGGTTAAGCAAATGAAGAGTTTTGTAAATAGAAGAAATCGTTAA
- a CDS encoding YARHG domain-containing protein translates to MKKLVSIMIFLITCIFSFGNDWEFMSQGEHLIPLQISDMAIKKEKIEFNLRDDRFMDVSVNFVFDSSSAGSRTIGFITPPDEYNDADNAPSGTGYDSESIKNFKTVVNGKKVKIRIGKMDEFLNKGFFTAEEEKEYKNKYSKASVYYFKADLKKGENTINHSYSYRGATSTYDKGEYQYVLTTISKWKNKKVDDFEIIVNMKKNELFSLPYTFWNDGKPIKWEIVGNGDIVFLDKSKLEEGYSEIVYAKLKSGYVRYKTKNFAPDKEFYSHIPMNRYISSVKSDIKINGYKFRDPLEDEIGTNLALKGWSEGDKAIKELDKLSTFQLEVLRNYPFAQYGHEFTRKDLRNYFSQFFWYEPNKQVYVPEYIYEDRVKIIDEILKKRKK, encoded by the coding sequence ATGAAAAAATTAGTCAGTATAATGATATTTTTGATAACTTGCATATTTTCTTTTGGAAACGACTGGGAATTTATGTCGCAGGGGGAACATCTTATTCCGCTTCAAATTTCTGATATGGCTATAAAAAAAGAAAAAATAGAATTTAACTTAAGAGATGATAGGTTTATGGATGTATCAGTAAATTTTGTATTTGACAGTTCATCTGCAGGAAGCAGAACAATAGGATTTATAACACCGCCTGATGAGTATAATGATGCCGATAATGCTCCAAGTGGTACAGGATATGATTCTGAGAGCATAAAAAATTTTAAAACTGTTGTAAACGGAAAAAAAGTAAAAATTCGTATTGGAAAAATGGATGAATTTTTAAATAAAGGATTTTTTACAGCAGAAGAAGAAAAAGAATATAAAAATAAATATAGCAAGGCATCTGTCTATTACTTTAAAGCTGATTTGAAAAAGGGAGAAAATACCATAAATCACAGTTATTCTTATAGAGGAGCAACTTCAACATATGATAAAGGAGAATATCAATATGTACTAACAACTATTTCAAAATGGAAAAACAAAAAAGTTGATGATTTTGAAATTATCGTAAATATGAAAAAAAATGAACTGTTTTCTTTGCCATATACATTTTGGAACGATGGAAAACCAATAAAATGGGAAATAGTAGGAAATGGAGACATTGTTTTTCTGGATAAAAGTAAACTGGAAGAAGGATATTCTGAAATAGTATATGCAAAATTAAAAAGTGGATATGTAAGATATAAAACCAAAAATTTTGCTCCAGATAAAGAATTTTATTCTCATATACCAATGAATCGTTATATTTCAAGCGTGAAATCTGATATAAAAATAAATGGATATAAATTTAGAGATCCGCTTGAAGACGAAATAGGAACTAACCTTGCATTAAAAGGCTGGTCTGAAGGCGATAAAGCAATAAAAGAATTGGATAAATTAAGTACTTTTCAGCTTGAAGTACTAAGAAACTATCCTTTTGCACAATATGGGCATGAATTTACAAGAAAAGATTTGAGAAATTACTTCAGCCAGTTTTTCTGGTATGAACCTAATAAACAGGTTTATGTACCTGAATACATTTATGAAGACAGAGTAAAGATAATAGATGAAATATTGAAAAAAAGAAAAAAATAA
- a CDS encoding PhnE/PtxC family ABC transporter permease, producing MDKIKIRKLTKSRIYLYATLSVLSIITLYTLLTIDFGGVNIAIATKNFFKDLGTMFFSPKLSDRYTYSQIFTSLAVTIALAVLTTIIGSFIALFLSFFAAKNLSSQRTSRIIKICMSFIRAIPTILWVMVFSVVANVGVETAIIGMTFHSVAYLVKAYSESIEEIDNGIVEALRATGASFWKIIFQAVLPSTVTSLLSWTFIRFEINFTNAVLVGAAAGAGGIGYDMFMSGTMYFDIREIGVFVYLIFGVAIILEFISYLLRKKYLKN from the coding sequence TTGGATAAAATAAAAATAAGAAAACTTACAAAATCAAGAATTTATTTATACGCAACTTTATCTGTACTATCAATTATAACACTTTATACATTGCTCACAATAGATTTTGGCGGTGTAAATATAGCCATTGCCACAAAAAATTTTTTTAAAGATCTGGGAACTATGTTCTTTTCTCCTAAATTATCTGACAGATATACATACAGCCAAATTTTTACCAGCCTTGCGGTAACAATCGCATTAGCTGTGCTTACAACAATTATTGGCTCATTTATAGCATTATTTTTATCATTTTTTGCAGCAAAAAATTTATCAAGCCAACGTACTTCCAGAATTATAAAAATTTGTATGTCATTTATTCGTGCAATCCCAACAATATTATGGGTTATGGTATTTTCAGTCGTTGCAAATGTTGGTGTAGAAACGGCAATTATCGGAATGACTTTTCACAGTGTCGCCTACCTTGTAAAAGCCTACTCCGAAAGCATTGAAGAAATCGACAATGGCATTGTCGAAGCTCTCAGAGCCACGGGAGCTTCATTCTGGAAAATCATTTTTCAGGCTGTACTGCCAAGCACAGTCACTTCCCTTTTATCGTGGACATTTATCCGTTTTGAAATCAATTTTACAAATGCGGTTCTTGTTGGAGCTGCTGCGGGAGCAGGTGGAATTGGATACGATATGTTTATGTCTGGGACAATGTATTTTGATATACGGGAAATCGGCGTGTTTGTGTATTTAATATTTGGAGTGGCGATTATACTGGAATTTATTTCGTATTTGTTGAGAAAAAAATATTTGAAAAATTAA
- a CDS encoding PhnE/PtxC family ABC transporter permease — MKLDKKDIFKQRFYSKLIFIFLIVLIYTISSIISGFENGMAFSSIPSGILWLLQKFIPTSNALQYFPEIISSVLKTVLLAITSTMISAAFALFLAIIGSNSTGINGFTKIATKAIASFFRNMPIVAWSLILVFSFKQSQFTGFLALFLITFGYLTRAFSETIDDVAGDVIEALTSVGASYFQIIFCGVIPSVASQLLSWLLFFIETGVRESTLVGILTGTGIGFTFSLYYKSFRYDAVGLVILIVTVIVIGIEMLSNKLRNEMM, encoded by the coding sequence ATGAAATTAGATAAAAAAGATATTTTTAAGCAAAGATTTTATTCAAAACTAATATTTATTTTTTTAATTGTTTTAATTTATACAATATCTTCTATCATTTCAGGCTTTGAAAATGGAATGGCATTTTCTTCCATTCCATCGGGAATTTTATGGCTTTTACAAAAATTTATCCCAACATCAAATGCCCTGCAATATTTTCCAGAAATTATTAGTTCAGTCCTGAAAACAGTCTTGCTAGCCATAACTTCCACAATGATTTCAGCAGCTTTTGCACTATTTTTAGCAATAATTGGCTCAAATTCAACTGGAATTAACGGTTTTACAAAAATTGCAACTAAAGCAATCGCTTCTTTTTTTAGAAATATGCCAATTGTAGCCTGGTCGCTAATACTGGTGTTTTCCTTTAAGCAAAGTCAATTTACGGGTTTTCTGGCATTATTTCTCATAACATTTGGATATTTGACGCGTGCCTTTTCTGAAACAATTGATGATGTTGCTGGAGATGTTATTGAAGCTTTGACATCCGTTGGTGCTTCGTATTTTCAGATAATATTTTGTGGAGTTATTCCGAGTGTTGCTTCACAGCTTTTGTCCTGGCTTCTGTTTTTTATTGAAACTGGCGTGAGAGAATCAACATTGGTTGGAATTTTAACGGGAACTGGGATAGGTTTTACGTTTAGCCTTTATTATAAAAGTTTTCGCTATGATGCCGTTGGACTTGTAATTTTAATTGTTACAGTTATTGTAATTGGAATAGAAATGTTATCTAACAAACTTAGAAATGAAATGATGTAA